In the Polyangiaceae bacterium genome, one interval contains:
- a CDS encoding M15 family metallopeptidase, whose product MSPLRASALLLCALGLALGSGAGDAAARGKPKSTASQKAARTKDSKRKRKGEDAKPEAAKPAEPPARRFRGVCRLQRAKSFLKRERFVVKGQLRGDRHQKALKWRIERYGHVDGVPFEKLNPAGAFKHAKQVRFMGLPITVHEKIAPALSCVESRIRKTCNGKGRRYQAKAIGGFRQANTYRGGEVSNHLFGIAVDIDPDKNPCCGCVDPWPSHPSCKKETSKVIEKAGLTQCWVDAFERYGFYWLGRDELEDTMHFEFLGDPDRIVP is encoded by the coding sequence ATGAGCCCGCTTCGAGCCTCCGCCCTCCTGCTGTGCGCCCTTGGTCTGGCCCTGGGCAGTGGCGCTGGCGACGCCGCAGCGCGAGGCAAGCCCAAGAGCACCGCTTCGCAGAAGGCGGCGCGCACCAAGGACAGCAAGCGCAAGCGGAAGGGCGAAGACGCGAAGCCCGAAGCAGCCAAGCCCGCGGAACCGCCAGCGAGGCGCTTTCGTGGGGTCTGCCGCTTGCAGCGCGCCAAGAGCTTTCTCAAGCGCGAACGATTCGTGGTCAAGGGGCAGCTGCGTGGTGACCGCCATCAGAAGGCGCTCAAGTGGCGCATCGAACGCTACGGACACGTGGACGGCGTTCCCTTCGAGAAGCTCAACCCCGCGGGGGCTTTCAAGCACGCAAAGCAAGTGCGCTTCATGGGGCTACCGATCACGGTGCACGAAAAAATCGCGCCCGCGCTCTCCTGCGTGGAGAGCCGCATTCGCAAGACGTGCAACGGCAAGGGACGTCGCTATCAGGCCAAGGCGATTGGCGGCTTCCGTCAGGCAAACACCTATCGCGGCGGCGAGGTCAGCAATCACCTGTTCGGTATCGCTGTAGATATCGACCCTGACAAGAATCCGTGCTGCGGTTGCGTCGACCCTTGGCCAAGTCACCCGTCCTGCAAGAAGGAAACTTCCAAGGTGATCGAAAAAGCAGGACTCACTCAGTGTTGGGTCGACGCCTTCGAACGCTACGGCTTCTATTGGTTGGGGCGCGACGAGCTCGAAGACACCATGCACTTCGAGTTCTTGGGGGACCCGGATCGTATCGTTCCGTAG
- a CDS encoding SpoIID/LytB domain-containing protein, whose protein sequence is MKRLALFVALLLGVVSVSACSGSGEGEEFERLQEAEVKVPSQPVCNITVTGTGTLDIENEYLPFVIACEASGAAGLETLKAQAIAARSVTYYEALGKGSICDGQGCQVMSCSRKPSALHYQAVKETAHQYLSHSGLVTYAFYVSGDANTSQPSCIGSPKGALEHYVTYNDGKSGASVQMTKLGYIPKSGSVFGQNRGCMSQNGAVCLENSGKSYMDILRFYYGSDIQVLTGQTCAGAPPPKQPEAESASQEPVPSSGALEPMTRDEIIGLAKSGMGYSYWWGGGRWDPSGPTYPGKCNGACLQPSCHDASPGGPEWGADCSGFVQQVWQAPRPNPVNRTAGPVRYSTQNFRYEEKDWFKLASRDELKRGDALVYRTKSGGHIVLFEKWLNSGKAMVYECASCKRGCLYRARSLGAKYVPIRRKLVNDEDNAPKGELETASCEEISGYAMDPAHPETSMNVVLMLDKPLDEQGTPLLSLDANHKRPDKCENGGDCFYGFIALPPAQLQDGIPHRIYAYTRGAGGPKLLGGSPRTLKCDPPSVGSCAHSPCVEGEALDSKCDTCASWICLEMPECCNSAWDSKCTERLATVPGRACAGLCAGGPSSCSHSECQAGDVPLTSTCSSCADAVCQRDKFCCTHKWDVICAREAEENAYCACN, encoded by the coding sequence ATGAAGCGGCTAGCTCTTTTCGTCGCTTTGCTCTTGGGCGTCGTCAGCGTCTCGGCCTGCTCTGGCAGCGGTGAGGGCGAAGAATTCGAGCGGCTGCAGGAGGCGGAGGTCAAGGTCCCGTCCCAGCCGGTCTGCAACATCACGGTCACGGGAACGGGAACCCTCGACATCGAGAACGAGTACCTTCCCTTCGTCATCGCTTGCGAAGCGTCCGGCGCCGCTGGACTCGAGACGTTGAAGGCGCAGGCGATCGCGGCTCGCTCCGTCACCTACTACGAGGCCCTGGGCAAGGGTTCCATCTGCGACGGTCAGGGTTGTCAGGTGATGAGTTGTTCTCGCAAGCCGAGCGCGCTTCACTACCAGGCCGTCAAAGAAACCGCCCACCAGTATCTCTCTCATTCCGGGCTGGTCACCTACGCGTTCTACGTATCCGGAGATGCCAATACGAGTCAGCCCAGCTGCATCGGCAGCCCAAAGGGGGCGCTCGAGCACTACGTCACGTACAACGACGGCAAGTCCGGCGCCTCCGTGCAGATGACCAAGCTCGGCTACATCCCGAAGTCAGGCAGTGTCTTCGGACAGAACCGCGGTTGCATGTCGCAGAACGGCGCCGTGTGCCTGGAGAACTCCGGCAAGAGCTACATGGATATCCTGCGCTTCTACTACGGTTCGGACATCCAGGTGCTGACCGGACAGACGTGCGCCGGTGCGCCACCGCCCAAGCAGCCCGAGGCTGAGTCGGCGAGCCAGGAGCCCGTTCCGAGTTCTGGGGCCTTGGAGCCAATGACTCGCGACGAGATCATCGGCCTGGCCAAGAGCGGCATGGGCTATTCCTACTGGTGGGGCGGTGGTCGGTGGGATCCCAGCGGTCCCACCTATCCCGGCAAGTGCAACGGCGCGTGTTTGCAGCCTTCGTGTCACGACGCCAGTCCGGGTGGACCCGAGTGGGGGGCGGATTGCTCCGGTTTCGTGCAACAAGTGTGGCAAGCCCCCCGGCCGAACCCCGTGAATCGCACCGCGGGACCGGTCCGCTACAGCACGCAGAACTTCCGCTACGAGGAGAAGGACTGGTTCAAGCTGGCGAGTCGCGACGAGTTGAAGCGCGGTGACGCGCTGGTGTACCGCACGAAGAGCGGTGGGCACATCGTGCTTTTCGAGAAGTGGCTGAATAGTGGCAAGGCCATGGTGTACGAGTGTGCGAGCTGCAAGCGTGGATGCCTCTACCGTGCTCGCTCCCTCGGCGCCAAGTACGTCCCCATTCGGCGCAAGCTGGTCAACGACGAAGACAACGCGCCCAAGGGCGAGCTCGAAACGGCGAGCTGCGAAGAAATCTCGGGATACGCCATGGATCCCGCCCACCCCGAGACCTCCATGAACGTGGTGTTGATGCTCGACAAGCCCCTCGACGAGCAGGGCACGCCGCTGTTGTCCCTGGACGCCAACCACAAGCGCCCCGACAAGTGCGAAAACGGTGGTGATTGCTTCTACGGATTCATTGCACTGCCACCCGCGCAGCTGCAGGACGGCATTCCGCACCGCATCTACGCGTATACGCGGGGAGCAGGCGGCCCCAAACTGCTGGGCGGCTCACCTCGCACCTTGAAATGCGACCCACCCAGTGTCGGGTCGTGTGCACACAGCCCCTGCGTCGAGGGCGAAGCCCTCGATTCCAAGTGCGATACCTGCGCGTCCTGGATTTGTCTGGAAATGCCCGAGTGCTGCAACTCGGCCTGGGACAGCAAGTGCACCGAACGACTCGCAACCGTGCCGGGCCGGGCCTGCGCAGGATTGTGCGCCGGCGGCCCGAGCAGCTGTAGCCACTCTGAATGCCAGGCCGGTGACGTGCCCCTCACGTCGACCTGCTCCAGCTGCGCCGACGCAGTCTGCCAGCGCGACAAGTTCTGCTGCACGCACAAGTGGGACGTGATCTGCGCGCGGGAGGCGGAAGAGAACGCCTACTGCGCGTGCAACTGA
- a CDS encoding inositol monophosphatase, which produces MDPASAERLCQIALQTARQAGAVALGGYRRPLTVALKGDKDLVTEFDLSTERFVRERLAELTPEIPVFGEEEGGAEVGLTWFCDPIDGTANFAHGHPFWAVSLGLMNQGEALLGAVVAPALGLHWHGVASTAAFRNDEPCRVSDGSELSAALAATGFPRARDRAPDNNFDSFVHVKKRIQGVRRCGAASIDVCLVADGTYDFYWERKLSTWDLAAGVAIARAAGAIVSDLRGGAADLSRGRVIVSNPHLHAQAVALIAESEDP; this is translated from the coding sequence ATGGATCCGGCATCGGCCGAGCGGCTCTGCCAGATAGCGCTCCAAACCGCACGGCAGGCTGGAGCCGTGGCTCTGGGCGGCTATCGCCGTCCGCTCACGGTCGCGCTGAAGGGCGACAAGGATCTGGTCACGGAGTTCGATCTCTCCACGGAGCGGTTCGTGCGAGAGCGGCTCGCCGAGCTCACGCCGGAGATCCCCGTGTTCGGTGAGGAGGAGGGCGGCGCCGAGGTTGGGCTGACCTGGTTCTGCGATCCCATCGACGGCACCGCGAACTTCGCCCATGGCCATCCCTTCTGGGCGGTGAGCCTGGGGCTGATGAACCAAGGCGAGGCGCTACTGGGCGCCGTGGTGGCACCCGCCCTCGGGCTGCACTGGCACGGCGTGGCCAGCACAGCGGCCTTTCGCAACGACGAGCCCTGCCGTGTGAGCGACGGTTCCGAGCTGTCGGCAGCCCTGGCTGCCACTGGCTTTCCCCGCGCGCGTGACCGCGCTCCCGACAACAACTTCGACAGTTTCGTGCATGTCAAGAAGCGCATCCAGGGCGTGCGCCGTTGCGGTGCCGCGTCCATCGACGTCTGCCTGGTCGCTGACGGTACCTACGACTTCTACTGGGAGCGCAAGCTGTCCACGTGGGATCTCGCAGCGGGTGTTGCGATTGCTCGGGCGGCGGGCGCGATCGTGAGTGACCTGCGCGGCGGCGCAGCAGATCTTTCACGAGGGCGCGTCATCGTCAGTAATCCGCATCTCCATGCGCAAGCTGTGGCGCTGATTGCCGAGAGTGAAGACCCATGA
- a CDS encoding YchJ family protein, whose translation MACVCGIGDSTETHCLPLIKGQRKAKTAEELMRARYAAYALGEVDFVLDTHTPEAGEDVDREQTTQWSKQSEWLGLEVLATEGGSESDDEGTVEFLARYKIKNVAVDHRERAHFEKRDGVWLFADSEQLAGPPVKREEPKVGRNDPCPCGSGKKYKKCHAA comes from the coding sequence GTGGCTTGCGTATGCGGAATTGGTGACAGCACCGAGACTCACTGTCTGCCCTTGATCAAGGGACAGCGCAAAGCGAAGACGGCCGAAGAACTCATGCGCGCGCGCTACGCCGCGTACGCTCTGGGTGAAGTGGACTTCGTTCTCGACACTCACACGCCCGAGGCCGGCGAGGACGTGGATCGCGAACAGACGACCCAGTGGAGCAAGCAGAGCGAGTGGCTCGGCTTGGAAGTGCTCGCGACCGAGGGCGGCAGCGAAAGCGACGATGAGGGGACCGTCGAGTTCCTGGCTCGATACAAGATCAAGAACGTCGCGGTGGATCACCGCGAGCGGGCGCACTTCGAGAAGCGAGATGGCGTCTGGCTGTTTGCCGACTCGGAGCAACTGGCGGGGCCGCCGGTGAAGCGCGAGGAGCCAAAGGTAGGGCGCAACGATCCCTGTCCTTGTGGCAGCGGCAAGAAGTACAAGAAGTGCCACGCGGCTTGA
- a CDS encoding Mur ligase family protein, translated as MRVHVIAVAGTGMGSLAGLLQSLGHEVSGSDVAFDPPMGPALEGWGIRCLSGFLPEHLEPAPDLVVVGNVCRKNNPEVVHAFERGMNVTHIAGALQQLVFPGTSPLVVAGTHGKTTTSALVAHLLEQAGYAPGFLIGGLPKNFSTSFRAADTSRRHLGTEQRPRNVPFVIEGDEYDTAFFEKTAKFLHYRTEVAIVTSIEHDHIDIYPTEASYLAAFEAFVASVPDHGLIVANAADRRLGDIVEARARAAVAWFALEGEETFGRPPHWLAAPVSSDERGTYFELFAGGVACGRCLLAAPGRHNLKNALAALGAAAQGYGAPLDKLSMALGDFAGVRRRQDLIGSPRGVFVYDDFAHHPTAVQETLRALRQKHPNAKLFAVFEPRSATACRSLHQTAYEQCWDAADRVQLAPLGRELAPEERLDTDKIAGALRQRGKRADAYADLDSIIGDLVREAQSGDVIALLSNGAFGGIHQKLVRALEGPRE; from the coding sequence ATGCGCGTGCACGTGATTGCCGTCGCCGGCACCGGCATGGGAAGTCTGGCCGGCCTGCTTCAGAGCCTGGGCCACGAGGTCAGTGGCAGCGACGTGGCCTTCGACCCGCCCATGGGCCCTGCTCTGGAAGGTTGGGGGATTCGCTGCCTATCGGGCTTCCTTCCCGAGCACCTCGAGCCCGCGCCGGACTTGGTGGTGGTCGGCAACGTTTGCCGAAAGAACAACCCTGAAGTCGTTCACGCCTTCGAGCGCGGCATGAACGTCACCCACATCGCTGGCGCGTTGCAGCAGCTGGTCTTTCCGGGGACCTCGCCCCTCGTCGTGGCGGGGACGCATGGCAAGACGACGACCAGTGCTTTGGTGGCCCACCTCTTGGAACAAGCGGGCTACGCGCCCGGCTTCCTGATCGGCGGTTTGCCAAAGAACTTCTCCACCAGCTTTCGTGCGGCAGACACCTCCCGTCGGCACCTGGGCACCGAGCAGCGGCCGCGCAACGTGCCCTTCGTGATCGAGGGGGACGAGTACGACACCGCGTTCTTCGAGAAGACGGCGAAGTTTCTGCACTACCGCACCGAAGTGGCGATCGTCACCAGCATCGAGCACGACCACATCGACATCTATCCAACCGAAGCCAGCTACCTCGCGGCTTTCGAGGCGTTCGTCGCCAGCGTGCCCGATCACGGGCTGATCGTGGCGAACGCTGCCGATCGAAGGCTGGGGGACATCGTCGAGGCGCGTGCGCGAGCTGCAGTGGCTTGGTTTGCTCTTGAAGGCGAAGAGACGTTCGGGCGACCGCCGCATTGGCTTGCAGCCCCGGTCAGTAGCGACGAGCGCGGGACCTACTTCGAGCTCTTTGCAGGCGGAGTTGCTTGCGGACGCTGCCTGCTTGCCGCGCCCGGGCGACACAACTTGAAGAACGCATTGGCCGCTCTCGGTGCGGCTGCTCAGGGATATGGCGCACCCCTGGACAAGCTCTCTATGGCGCTGGGGGATTTTGCCGGCGTTCGGCGTCGACAGGACTTGATTGGCAGCCCGCGTGGCGTGTTCGTCTACGATGATTTCGCGCATCACCCCACGGCCGTGCAGGAAACGTTGCGGGCTCTGCGTCAAAAGCACCCCAACGCGAAGCTCTTCGCCGTGTTCGAACCGCGGAGCGCGACGGCTTGCCGCAGCCTGCACCAAACCGCCTACGAGCAATGCTGGGACGCCGCGGACCGTGTGCAGCTCGCTCCCCTGGGTCGTGAACTCGCTCCCGAGGAGCGCCTGGACACCGACAAAATCGCGGGTGCGTTGCGGCAGCGCGGTAAGCGAGCGGACGCCTACGCAGACCTGGACAGCATCATCGGAGATCTGGTGCGGGAGGCGCAGTCCGGGGATGTCATTGCCCTCTTGTCGAATGGTGCGTTTGGTGGCATCCACCAGAAACTCGTGAGGGCCCTGGAAGGACCTCGAGAGTGA
- the argS gene encoding arginine--tRNA ligase, whose translation MADPLAELVPLFERAIVAAFGDAYADVDPMVRPSQFADCQVNAALGLAKRLGKPPRQVAQSILEQIPTDGLVERLEIAGPGFLNVTFRAGHLADELARVFEHSGLGVSPAQPADTVVVDYSSPNVAKEMHVGHLRSTIIGDALARLLEARGHKVVRQNHLGDWGTPFGMLIEHLLDGGDEAEQHSVSDLNAFYKAAREKFDSDPAFAERARRRVVMLQSGDDETLALWRKLVDASKRYFASVYDLLGVGLGNADIAGESFYNSMLVPTIERLERAGLAVESDGAVCVFPEGFVGRDDKPLPLIIRKQDGGYGYATTDLAAIRYRIDKLGATRMLYVVGTPQAQHLGMLFKAAEMAGWLVPPLRAEHVNFGSVLGADGKMFKTRTGETVRLIDLLQEAVTRAEQIVLEKNPEMDAKQRSEIARAVGIGAVKYADLSSDRIRDYTFDYARMLAFDGNTAPYLQYAHARIRSILRKAGDTAFENTDIRIAEPQEHALALRLLAFPSVVQDVEATLQPHKLCTYLYELSTAYMTFYESCPVLKAESAEVMRSRLALSELCARIVARGLSLLGIDAPDQM comes from the coding sequence ATGGCCGACCCCCTCGCTGAGCTCGTTCCCTTGTTCGAGAGAGCCATCGTGGCTGCTTTCGGCGATGCCTACGCCGATGTGGATCCCATGGTGCGCCCTTCGCAGTTTGCTGACTGCCAAGTGAACGCGGCCCTAGGTCTGGCCAAGCGTCTCGGTAAGCCGCCCCGCCAGGTCGCGCAGAGCATCCTGGAGCAGATCCCGACGGACGGCTTGGTCGAGCGCTTGGAGATCGCCGGCCCGGGGTTCCTCAACGTCACCTTTCGCGCTGGACATCTCGCCGACGAGCTAGCGCGCGTCTTCGAGCATTCGGGACTCGGGGTCAGCCCGGCCCAGCCCGCCGACACCGTGGTCGTCGACTACTCGTCGCCCAACGTGGCGAAGGAGATGCACGTTGGCCATCTGCGCAGCACGATCATCGGTGACGCCTTGGCTCGCCTGTTGGAGGCGCGCGGACACAAGGTCGTTCGCCAGAACCACCTCGGAGATTGGGGCACGCCCTTCGGGATGCTCATCGAACATTTGCTCGACGGTGGGGACGAGGCAGAGCAGCACTCGGTTTCGGATCTGAACGCCTTCTACAAGGCGGCGCGCGAAAAGTTCGACTCGGATCCGGCGTTTGCCGAACGGGCGCGACGTCGCGTGGTGATGCTGCAGAGTGGCGATGACGAGACCCTCGCGCTCTGGCGCAAGCTAGTGGACGCTTCCAAGCGCTACTTCGCCAGCGTCTACGACCTGCTCGGTGTGGGCCTCGGCAACGCCGACATCGCCGGCGAGAGTTTCTACAACTCCATGCTGGTACCGACCATCGAGCGCCTGGAGCGCGCCGGGTTGGCGGTGGAGAGTGACGGCGCCGTCTGCGTGTTCCCCGAGGGTTTCGTCGGTCGCGACGACAAGCCCTTGCCGCTCATCATCCGCAAGCAGGACGGGGGCTACGGCTACGCCACCACGGACCTCGCCGCCATTCGCTACCGCATCGACAAGCTCGGTGCGACGCGCATGCTCTATGTCGTGGGAACCCCCCAGGCGCAGCACCTGGGCATGTTGTTCAAGGCGGCTGAGATGGCGGGCTGGCTCGTGCCTCCGCTGCGTGCCGAGCATGTGAACTTCGGCTCCGTGCTCGGCGCTGATGGCAAGATGTTCAAGACCCGAACTGGCGAGACGGTGCGGCTGATCGATCTGCTGCAAGAGGCCGTCACCCGCGCCGAACAGATCGTGCTCGAGAAGAACCCCGAGATGGATGCCAAGCAGCGCAGTGAGATCGCCCGAGCCGTGGGCATCGGCGCCGTGAAATACGCGGATCTCTCGTCTGACCGCATCCGCGATTACACCTTCGACTACGCGCGAATGCTCGCCTTCGACGGCAATACCGCGCCCTACTTGCAGTACGCGCACGCACGCATTCGCTCCATCCTGCGCAAGGCTGGAGACACGGCCTTCGAGAACACGGACATTCGCATCGCGGAGCCCCAAGAGCATGCGCTCGCGCTTCGGCTCTTGGCCTTCCCCAGCGTGGTGCAAGACGTGGAAGCGACGCTGCAACCCCACAAGCTGTGTACCTACTTGTATGAGCTTTCCACGGCGTACATGACTTTCTACGAGAGCTGCCCCGTGCTCAAGGCGGAGAGCGCCGAGGTGATGCGTTCGCGTCTGGCACTGTCGGAGCTCTGTGCGCGAATCGTGGCGCGAGGCTTGTCGCTGCTTGGCATCGACGCACCGGATCAGATGTAA